In Ciconia boyciana chromosome 3, ASM3463844v1, whole genome shotgun sequence, a genomic segment contains:
- the MAS1 gene encoding proto-oncogene Mas — translation MDESNITFHPSEGTENISMHRNISTQERVWEILTPLWVIMIISFLGFCENGIVLWCLCFQIKRNPFTAYITHLSIADISLLLCTFILSIEYIAGFGFAYGFYYYITTTLSIVFLLGYNTGLYLLTAISIERCLSIVYPIWYRCHRSQHQSAIVCAILWTLSFLMTVAEYLTCKDDSTKEQFDDDNHCQALLIFTWILTFMIFIPLMILSSLILVIRIHRNSLRPHSSKLYIIIVATVIVFLIFAMPMRLLYLLNYHHWSSLLSQQNHVTVVLSTVNSSINPLVYFFVGSSKKKRFKESLKVVLSRALADGLRPRSQEVGMSLDIAETIF, via the coding sequence ATGGATGAGTCAAACATAACGTTTCATCCCAGCGAAGGCACAGAGAACATCTCAatgcacagaaacatttctacACAGGAAAGGGTCTGGGAGATATTGACCCCACTTTGGGTAATTATGATCATCTCCTTCCTGGGTTTTTGTGAAAATGGAATTGTCCTCTGGTGCCTCTGCTTCCAGATCAAAAGAAACCCATTCACTGCGTACATCACACACCTGTCCATTGCTGACATCTCCTTACTGCTTTGTACATTTATTCTGTCAATTGAGTACATTGCTGGTTTTGGATTCGCATATGGTTTTTACTATTATATAACCACCACACTATCTATTGTCTTCCTTCTTGGATATAATACTGGTCTCTATCTCCTGACAGCCATCAGTATTGAGAGGTGTCTGTCTATTGTTTACCCCATCTGGTACCGATGCCACCGGTCACAGCACCAATCGGCAATTGTGTGTGCAATTCTGTGGACTCTGTCTTTTCTGATGACAGTAGCCGAATACTTAACATGCAAAGATGATTCAACAAAGGAACAATTCGACGATGACAACCATTGCCAAGCACTGCTCATCTTCACATGGATCCTGACTTTCATGATCTTCATTCCTCTAATGATTCTGTCCAGCCTGATCTTGGTTATCAGGATTCATCGTAACTCCCTGAGACCTCATTCGTCAAAGCTCTACATCATCATTGTGGCCACAGTCATTGTCTTCCTCATCTTTGCCATGCCTATGAGGCTGTTGTATCTTCTGAATTACCACCACTGGTCGTCTTTGCTCAGCCAGCAGAACCACGTCACCGTTGTTCTCTCCACTGTTAACAGTAGCATCAACCCCCTTGTTTACTTCTTTGTAGGAAGCAGCAAGAAGAAGAGGTTCAAGGAAAGCCTCAAAGTGGTTCTTAGTAGAGCACTTGCTGATGGGTTGCGGCCGAGAAGCCAGGAAGTTGGCATGAGTTTGGATATAGCTGAAACAATTTTCTAA